Proteins encoded within one genomic window of Pseudalkalibacillus sp. SCS-8:
- a CDS encoding CBS domain-containing protein translates to MATKHEQILEYIESLEIGSKISVRQIAKALSVSEGTAYRAIKDAENQGTVSTIERVGTIRIEKKRKENIEKLTFAEVVNVVDGQVLGGKQGLHKTLNKFVIGAMKLEAMMRYVDPDSLLIVGNRTKAHALGLKAGAAVLITGGFDTDESVKKLADELELPVISTSYDTFTVAAMINRAIYDQLIKKEIVLVSDITTPIENTDYLLKDDKVKKWYQLNEKTGHSRYPVVDRMMRVVGVVTSKDIIGNNQDLTIEKVMTKNPITVKGATSVANAAHMMIWEGIELLPVIGPQHTLQGIISRQDVLKALQMIQKQPQVGETFDDLITSHVHDIEEEHEETYTCEITPQMTSYLGTLSYGVMTTLVSEAGSRALRKQKKGDLVVENITLYFLKPVQIDSKITIRPKILELSRRYGKVDVEIYHEGDVVGKALMMAQLIDRHL, encoded by the coding sequence ATGGCAACGAAACATGAACAAATTCTAGAATATATCGAATCATTGGAAATCGGAAGCAAAATATCCGTCAGGCAAATCGCTAAAGCTCTTTCCGTAAGTGAGGGTACTGCTTACCGTGCAATAAAAGATGCAGAGAATCAAGGGACAGTCAGCACGATTGAACGGGTAGGAACAATCCGTATTGAGAAGAAAAGAAAAGAAAACATTGAAAAGCTGACTTTTGCAGAGGTCGTCAATGTCGTTGATGGACAAGTTTTGGGTGGCAAGCAAGGCTTGCACAAAACGTTGAATAAATTCGTCATCGGTGCCATGAAGCTGGAAGCGATGATGCGTTACGTCGATCCGGATAGCCTCTTAATCGTAGGGAACCGGACAAAAGCGCATGCCCTCGGTTTGAAAGCGGGAGCAGCTGTTTTGATTACTGGTGGGTTTGATACAGATGAATCCGTAAAAAAGCTCGCTGATGAATTGGAGCTTCCTGTCATTTCTACGAGTTACGATACGTTTACTGTAGCAGCCATGATCAACCGAGCCATTTATGATCAACTCATCAAAAAGGAAATCGTGCTTGTGAGTGATATTACGACACCGATCGAGAATACGGATTATTTATTAAAAGATGACAAAGTTAAAAAGTGGTATCAACTGAATGAAAAAACAGGACATAGCCGCTATCCTGTCGTCGACCGGATGATGCGTGTGGTCGGAGTCGTGACTTCCAAGGATATTATCGGGAATAATCAAGATTTGACGATTGAGAAGGTCATGACGAAAAACCCGATAACGGTAAAAGGAGCCACTTCAGTTGCGAATGCTGCCCATATGATGATTTGGGAAGGCATCGAACTTTTGCCGGTCATCGGGCCGCAGCACACTTTGCAAGGAATTATCAGCAGACAGGATGTGCTGAAGGCCTTGCAGATGATCCAGAAGCAACCTCAAGTCGGCGAAACATTTGATGATCTGATCACGAGCCATGTGCATGACATCGAAGAAGAGCATGAAGAAACGTATACGTGCGAAATCACGCCTCAGATGACCAGTTACCTTGGAACGTTGTCCTATGGGGTCATGACAACCCTCGTGTCTGAAGCAGGAAGCCGAGCACTTCGAAAACAGAAGAAGGGTGACCTCGTCGTTGAGAACATCACCCTCTACTTTTTGAAACCTGTCCAGATCGATAGCAAAATCACAATCCGTCCGAAAATATTGGAGCTTAGCCGCCGATATGGAAAAGTGGATGTTGAGATCTATCATGAAGGGGATGTTGTAGGAAAAGCCCTTATGATGGCTCAGCTTATCGACAGACATCTTTAA
- a CDS encoding FadR/GntR family transcriptional regulator — MTTKPHEKMFIEILNQLKTIIQTDRLQPGDKLPSERELSERLNVGRSSVREALRAMELLGLIETRRGEGTFIKQARNHRLVEVLASFILNDSIAKDDLTETRRIIEKNAVALAASRRTEEQLSRMVAFLSQMEAEESEGVSEGVDRDFFQIVFEAAHNSLLNRLWVELIEYDQNKNDQQVLFPVSDYKKIVEMIRADDHELDRNTRLEIT; from the coding sequence ATGACAACGAAACCTCATGAAAAGATGTTTATAGAGATTTTAAACCAGTTGAAAACCATCATCCAAACGGATCGATTGCAACCCGGGGATAAGCTCCCATCTGAAAGGGAGCTTTCCGAACGGTTGAATGTAGGTCGTTCCTCAGTCCGTGAAGCTTTAAGAGCAATGGAACTGTTAGGACTGATTGAAACGAGAAGAGGCGAAGGGACGTTCATTAAGCAAGCCCGTAACCATAGACTTGTAGAAGTCCTAGCGTCTTTCATCTTGAATGACAGCATTGCTAAGGATGATTTGACGGAAACGAGAAGAATCATTGAAAAAAATGCCGTAGCTTTAGCTGCCTCACGCCGGACTGAAGAGCAACTCTCCAGGATGGTCGCTTTCTTGAGCCAGATGGAAGCAGAAGAATCAGAGGGGGTTTCGGAAGGAGTCGATCGAGACTTTTTCCAAATCGTATTTGAAGCAGCACATAATTCACTATTAAACCGTTTATGGGTGGAATTGATTGAGTATGATCAGAATAAGAACGATCAACAGGTATTGTTTCCAGTTTCAGATTACAAGAAAATCGTTGAAATGATTCGTGCTGATGATCATGAACTCGATCGAAACACGCGGTTAGAAATTACGTAG
- a CDS encoding NADP-dependent malic enzyme, whose product MSVSREEALHMHRINQGKLESKAKVPVRNAQDLSLAYSPGVAEPCKEIYEDKNKVYEYTMKGNTVAVVSDGTAVLGLGNIGPEAALPVMEGKAVLFKSFAGVDAFPICLNTTDVDEIVQSVKLMEPTFGGVNLEDIAAPNCFIIEERLKKETNIPIFHDDQHGTAIVTLAGLVNALKLTGKTMSSIKVVVNGAGSAGIAIIKLLNRFGVKDIIMCDSKGAIYEGRPYGMNRVKTEVAHFTNRQRVEGQLEEAVKGMDVFIGVSVEGALTKEMVESMDDDPVIFAMANPVPEIMPSEAKEAGAKVIGTGRSDFANQVNNVLAFPGIFRGALDTRATHINEEMKIAAVYAIADLIDEDDLTEDYVIPAPFDPRVAPAVAAAVAKAAMETGVARINVDPEEIAEKTRRLALIEE is encoded by the coding sequence ATGTCTGTTTCTAGAGAAGAAGCACTGCATATGCACAGAATCAATCAAGGAAAACTGGAATCGAAAGCGAAGGTTCCTGTAAGGAACGCACAGGATCTCAGCCTGGCTTATTCACCAGGTGTTGCTGAGCCGTGTAAGGAAATTTATGAAGACAAGAACAAAGTTTATGAATATACGATGAAAGGGAACACCGTTGCAGTCGTATCAGATGGGACCGCTGTCCTTGGTCTAGGGAATATCGGGCCTGAAGCGGCATTGCCTGTCATGGAAGGGAAAGCGGTTCTTTTCAAAAGCTTTGCCGGAGTCGATGCCTTCCCAATCTGCCTGAATACCACTGATGTCGATGAAATCGTCCAATCCGTCAAACTGATGGAACCAACATTCGGCGGAGTCAATTTGGAAGATATCGCTGCACCGAACTGCTTCATCATTGAAGAAAGACTGAAGAAGGAAACGAACATTCCGATTTTTCATGATGATCAACACGGTACTGCGATTGTGACATTGGCAGGCCTTGTAAACGCTCTTAAATTAACCGGTAAAACCATGTCATCCATAAAGGTTGTCGTTAATGGAGCCGGGTCTGCCGGTATCGCGATCATCAAATTGTTGAACCGGTTCGGTGTGAAGGACATCATCATGTGTGACTCCAAGGGTGCAATCTACGAAGGGCGTCCATATGGCATGAATCGTGTGAAGACCGAAGTAGCACATTTCACGAACCGTCAACGCGTTGAAGGACAGCTTGAAGAAGCAGTTAAAGGAATGGATGTCTTTATCGGGGTTTCAGTAGAGGGAGCGCTTACGAAAGAGATGGTTGAAAGCATGGATGACGATCCTGTCATCTTTGCAATGGCGAACCCTGTACCTGAAATTATGCCTAGTGAAGCAAAAGAAGCTGGTGCGAAAGTGATCGGGACTGGTCGTTCTGATTTCGCCAACCAAGTTAATAATGTCCTAGCATTCCCTGGTATCTTCCGAGGTGCTTTGGATACACGAGCAACCCATATCAATGAAGAGATGAAAATTGCAGCAGTCTATGCGATCGCGGATTTGATTGACGAAGACGATTTGACAGAGGATTATGTCATTCCAGCTCCATTCGATCCAAGGGTGGCTCCAGCGGTTGCAGCTGCAGTAGCGAAGGCTGCCATGGAAACCGGTGTAGCAAGAATCAATGTAGATCCGGAAGAAATAGCGGAAAAAACGCGTCGTCTAGCCTTAATTGAAGAATAA
- a CDS encoding YtpI family protein — MPAFIIIIVIALSLYIFYKIKEFRVKAPNEKRWTKAKANIALGAFIGTYGLNRLFINESKYDLIIGGIFLVLGILNIVMGYKAYKYFLPLAIEESKQTKS; from the coding sequence ATGCCTGCATTCATTATCATCATTGTAATTGCTCTAAGTCTTTATATATTCTATAAAATCAAAGAGTTTCGAGTGAAAGCTCCTAATGAAAAACGCTGGACGAAAGCAAAAGCGAATATCGCTTTGGGCGCATTTATCGGTACATATGGCCTGAACCGCTTGTTCATCAACGAGTCAAAGTATGATTTGATCATCGGTGGTATTTTCCTCGTCCTTGGAATTTTGAATATTGTTATGGGATATAAAGCATATAAGTATTTCTTGCCGCTTGCGATCGAAGAGAGCAAGCAAACAAAATCATAA
- the accD gene encoding acetyl-CoA carboxylase, carboxyltransferase subunit beta, which produces MLKDLFAKKRKYATIPSERVKQDVPEGLMTKCPECKAIMTTKELNKAHKVCVSCDHHFRMTANERISLIIDKDSFEEINKEMRTENPLDFPDYLDRIEKDRKKTGLNEAVVTGKGDIDGHSVVFAVMDAHFRMGSMGSVVGEKITRAIEVATEEGKPFIIFTASGGARMQEGVLSLMQMAKTSVALRRHADNGLLFISVMTHPTTGGVSASFASVGDYNFAEPKALIGFAGRRIIEQTIRQELPEDFQTAEFLLKHGQLDAVIHRRDMKATLANVLDIHEGGEE; this is translated from the coding sequence TTGTTAAAAGATTTGTTTGCCAAAAAAAGAAAATATGCAACGATACCCTCCGAACGGGTTAAGCAAGACGTACCTGAAGGACTGATGACGAAGTGTCCTGAATGTAAAGCGATTATGACCACGAAGGAGCTGAACAAGGCTCATAAGGTATGTGTTTCTTGTGATCATCATTTCAGGATGACAGCCAATGAAAGGATTTCACTCATCATCGATAAAGATAGCTTTGAAGAAATCAATAAAGAGATGAGAACTGAAAATCCGCTGGACTTTCCTGATTACTTGGATCGCATCGAGAAGGACCGCAAGAAAACAGGACTTAACGAAGCGGTTGTAACCGGAAAAGGGGATATAGACGGGCACTCCGTCGTGTTTGCGGTGATGGATGCGCACTTCAGAATGGGAAGTATGGGTTCGGTCGTTGGTGAGAAAATCACACGAGCGATTGAGGTCGCCACTGAAGAAGGAAAACCCTTTATCATTTTCACTGCATCAGGTGGAGCGAGGATGCAAGAAGGTGTATTAAGCCTTATGCAAATGGCAAAAACAAGTGTTGCTCTCAGACGCCACGCTGATAACGGACTGCTGTTCATTTCAGTGATGACCCACCCGACAACAGGTGGTGTGTCAGCGAGCTTCGCTTCTGTTGGGGACTATAATTTCGCTGAACCGAAAGCCTTGATTGGTTTTGCTGGACGTCGTATCATAGAACAGACGATTCGACAGGAATTACCGGAAGATTTCCAAACAGCAGAATTCTTATTGAAGCACGGGCAGCTGGATGCCGTCATACATCGGCGCGATATGAAGGCTACACTTGCAAACGTATTGGATATTCATGAAGGAGGTGAAGAGTAA
- the ytrI gene encoding sporulation membrane protein YtrI: MRIPPLHRRKGYQRFFAGIILGFIIGWFFFLLSYGSLQDFYMTEILRRDEQIGELKKNLHHYMSEYEEKNKEIEKNLRVQEIEVTILNREKAKLTGLTFHELEKSVKFELHDVLTKDIESVSKHSSLLIKTLENKDFLIGDQTFKVKVYQMHLYTTLRLYLNVERKN, encoded by the coding sequence ATGCGAATCCCTCCTTTACATCGAAGGAAAGGTTATCAGCGTTTCTTTGCTGGAATCATCCTAGGCTTTATCATTGGCTGGTTCTTTTTTTTATTAAGTTATGGATCATTGCAAGACTTCTACATGACCGAAATTTTAAGAAGAGATGAACAGATCGGAGAGCTTAAGAAAAACCTCCATCATTATATGAGTGAATATGAAGAAAAAAATAAAGAAATCGAAAAAAACTTACGTGTTCAGGAAATTGAAGTGACGATTTTGAACCGTGAAAAGGCGAAGCTTACCGGACTCACTTTCCACGAGTTGGAAAAATCGGTCAAGTTTGAACTCCATGACGTTTTGACGAAAGATATTGAATCCGTATCCAAACATTCTTCTCTGCTGATCAAAACACTCGAGAATAAGGATTTTTTGATTGGTGATCAAACCTTTAAAGTAAAGGTCTATCAAATGCATCTTTATACAACCTTACGTTTATATTTGAACGTTGAACGAAAAAACTAA
- a CDS encoding metal-dependent hydrolase: MKVTYYGHSVVAIETNGKSIWIDPFITGNEQCHIEADDVKADVILLTHGHNDHVGDTVDIAKRNDSLVVAPFELANYLATKGVETHPMHIGGAYQFEFGKVKLTQAFHGSSYAEEDGTVVYTGMPAGLLFTAEDKTVYHAGDTALFSDMKLIGEQNYIDIAFLPIGDNFTMGPEDASIAASWLKANTVVPVHYNTFPVIEQDPEAFVNDLEGKKGRVLKSGESIEL; this comes from the coding sequence ATGAAAGTAACGTATTATGGACATTCTGTAGTCGCAATTGAAACAAACGGCAAGTCGATTTGGATTGATCCGTTCATAACGGGTAATGAACAATGCCATATTGAAGCAGATGATGTGAAAGCAGACGTCATCCTCCTTACGCATGGTCATAACGATCATGTCGGTGATACTGTTGATATTGCGAAAAGGAATGACTCTCTTGTTGTAGCACCATTTGAACTAGCGAACTATCTGGCTACAAAAGGTGTGGAAACACATCCGATGCATATCGGAGGTGCATACCAATTCGAATTTGGAAAAGTGAAGCTGACACAAGCATTCCACGGTTCAAGTTATGCAGAGGAAGACGGCACAGTGGTATATACAGGAATGCCAGCAGGTCTTCTATTTACAGCAGAGGATAAAACCGTTTACCATGCTGGAGATACAGCATTGTTCTCAGATATGAAGTTGATTGGTGAACAGAATTATATCGATATTGCCTTCTTGCCGATTGGGGATAACTTTACAATGGGACCAGAGGATGCCTCGATTGCTGCGAGCTGGTTGAAAGCAAATACAGTCGTTCCAGTTCATTACAATACGTTCCCTGTCATTGAACAGGATCCTGAAGCCTTCGTCAACGATCTTGAAGGGAAGAAGGGGCGTGTCCTCAAGTCAGGAGAATCAATCGAACTTTAA
- a CDS encoding YtrH family sporulation protein: protein MMTYKKVECNVVRDFVSTNLIYFFVAFGIIIGGSLIGAMGMMLIGRPPFQSMSDLSRTLKIWAIVAAIGGTFETINKFGDSLLVNGSLFEVLKQCIYIIAALVGANSGQAVIHWITQED, encoded by the coding sequence ATGATGACCTATAAAAAGGTGGAATGTAATGTGGTCCGCGACTTCGTTTCAACCAATCTCATCTATTTCTTTGTTGCATTCGGCATCATCATCGGTGGTTCTTTGATTGGAGCAATGGGCATGATGCTGATCGGGCGTCCTCCCTTCCAATCGATGAGTGATTTATCACGAACGCTTAAAATCTGGGCAATTGTAGCTGCAATAGGTGGAACCTTTGAAACCATCAATAAGTTCGGAGACAGTTTACTTGTGAATGGATCCTTATTCGAAGTCCTTAAACAATGTATCTATATTATTGCAGCATTGGTGGGAGCTAACTCAGGGCAAGCCGTCATCCATTGGATCACCCAGGAGGATTAA
- a CDS encoding bifunctional oligoribonuclease/PAP phosphatase NrnA, translating into MKEQIIKKINEYEKIIIHRHVRPDPDALGSQGGLAEILKANYPDKSVYVVGEEEPSLMFMNRMDTISDDVYKGALVIVCDTANEARISDTRYSLGEFMIKIDHHPNEDKYGNLIWVDTDASSVSEMIYEFYLYGREHHQFKLTDKGAELLYTGIVGDTGRFLFPNATEKTMKFAGELRNYDFDLSAVYEEMYKVSLNLARLNGYVLSHFQYIDPGVGYIYLTKDVMEEYNTTASESSLLVNTFSNVEGLKAWVFFVEEPDQIRVRLRSKGPIVNTIAAKYNGGGHPMASGATVYTIEETEQIIQDLIAACKTHGGQDT; encoded by the coding sequence ATGAAAGAACAGATTATCAAGAAAATCAATGAATACGAAAAGATCATCATCCATCGCCATGTTCGTCCCGATCCTGACGCACTCGGATCACAAGGGGGCTTAGCAGAAATTCTGAAAGCGAATTATCCAGATAAGTCTGTTTATGTTGTCGGTGAAGAAGAGCCTTCACTCATGTTCATGAACCGGATGGATACGATATCGGATGATGTTTATAAAGGTGCGCTTGTCATCGTCTGTGATACGGCTAATGAAGCAAGAATCAGTGATACCCGTTATTCCTTGGGAGAGTTTATGATCAAAATCGATCATCACCCGAATGAAGACAAATATGGGAATCTTATTTGGGTTGATACGGATGCAAGCAGTGTTAGTGAGATGATTTACGAATTTTACCTTTATGGCAGGGAACACCACCAATTTAAGCTCACTGATAAAGGAGCCGAGTTATTATACACTGGGATCGTCGGAGATACAGGCAGATTCCTGTTTCCGAACGCAACCGAGAAAACCATGAAGTTTGCCGGAGAACTGCGGAACTATGATTTCGACCTTTCTGCAGTTTACGAGGAAATGTATAAGGTTTCATTAAACTTAGCTCGATTGAACGGCTATGTTTTATCTCACTTCCAGTACATTGATCCTGGGGTCGGTTACATTTACTTGACGAAGGATGTAATGGAGGAATATAACACGACAGCGAGTGAATCTTCATTGCTCGTCAATACCTTCTCAAATGTAGAAGGCTTGAAAGCGTGGGTCTTTTTCGTGGAAGAACCAGACCAAATCCGGGTTCGCTTACGTTCGAAGGGACCAATTGTCAATACAATTGCAGCGAAATATAACGGTGGAGGGCATCCAATGGCATCAGGTGCCACAGTCTACACGATTGAAGAAACAGAACAAATCATCCAAGATTTAATCGCAGCCTGCAAAACCCACGGTGGTCAAGACACGTAA
- a CDS encoding DNA polymerase III subunit alpha yields the protein MGFVHLHVHSEYSLLESACRMNRLTDKAVDQGMEALAITDKNVMYGIIPFYKNCVAKGIKPVIGLEIDVAVPWQDSNARTNPARLLLYAINQKGYRNLIQLSSKIQSHDHKQNGLGLTDIHTCNEGLLVISTGVDGIVQRAVLQGSGEHNRIIQQLKHSFGSDFYLGLEDHGVAKEKEMNLTLDQLSKETDVPLVVTNNIHYLDKEDAPAYEALRSIKLGKKLSDSDEGRYPTQEHYFKSPAEMSDLFPHMEEALSNTEKIARKCQVELEFGTPILPAYPLPEGETSQTYLRKLCMEGIQERYGASPSDTVLDRLTYELDIIDRMGFNDYFLIVWDFMKYAQEHGIMTGPGRGSAAGSLVAYTLSITQVDPIGHDLLFERFLNPERVSMPDIDIDFPDTKRDQVIGYVSQKYGRDHVAQIITFGTLAARAAIRDVGRVLDIDQKLVDKIAKQIPSRPGITLENALVESPLLKKTLSQSDQAQELWRISKTIEGIPRHSSTHAAGIVISKDPLTNVVPTQAGGEYLTLTQYTMEGLEDIGLLKMDFLGLRNLTLLENIQRSIKKATGEWIHLQHLPFDDENTYDLLSDGDTTGIFQLESEGMRRVLKKLKPSEFEDIVAVNALYRPGPMENIPVYIERKHKKNVPQYPHPDLEPILQKTYGVIVYQEQIMQIASLMAGFSLGEADLLRRAVSKKKAEVLHEQRKHFIEGAVEKGYDVQSAEQVYDLIVRFANYGFNRSHAVAYSVIAYQLAYLKANYRLFFLAELLSSIVGNHGKTAAYLSEIRQRGIDVLPPSINRSDAGFLVENDGLRIGLLVIKNVGIRAIEAILQERKKGVFKSLFDLCRRVPLKTMNKRSLESLILAGCLDEFTDNRARLLANLDAAIEYGMKIQKAEAEGQIDLFQDERDNQEPGMEDVPPFKDEEKLQFEYEALGFYLSGHPIEQFFGVLQSYRSRKISELESDKKQVRLGAMVTKVKLIKTKKGDWMAFLQLSDETGEMEGIVFPKAYQRNAELFQEGRLVFLEGDVEHYEDTKFIVGKAADLQSLNAATDRKRQELYLKIESSKQDQGVLHQIKNIVLQYPGNTDVILYYEQDKKIVRLSEDFCIDPIKECVVKFESLLGSKNVVLK from the coding sequence ATGGGATTCGTCCATTTACATGTACATAGTGAGTATTCACTGCTCGAAAGTGCCTGTCGAATGAATCGACTCACCGACAAAGCTGTTGACCAAGGTATGGAAGCTTTGGCGATTACAGATAAGAATGTGATGTACGGAATCATACCGTTTTATAAGAACTGTGTGGCTAAAGGAATAAAGCCGGTCATTGGTCTTGAAATTGATGTAGCGGTACCATGGCAGGATTCGAATGCACGAACGAATCCAGCTAGGTTACTCTTATATGCAATCAACCAAAAGGGCTATCGAAATCTCATTCAGTTGAGCTCGAAAATCCAGTCACATGATCATAAGCAAAATGGATTGGGACTAACAGATATACATACATGCAATGAAGGGTTGTTGGTGATTTCTACAGGAGTGGACGGAATTGTCCAGCGTGCTGTCCTACAGGGGAGCGGAGAGCACAATCGAATCATTCAACAATTGAAGCATTCTTTCGGTTCGGATTTTTATCTTGGGTTAGAGGATCATGGTGTCGCGAAAGAAAAGGAAATGAACCTCACTTTAGATCAGCTCTCGAAGGAGACCGATGTTCCATTAGTCGTTACGAATAACATCCATTATCTAGATAAAGAGGATGCCCCAGCCTATGAAGCGTTAAGGTCAATTAAACTAGGCAAGAAGCTCAGTGACTCAGATGAAGGACGATACCCAACACAAGAGCATTACTTCAAGTCTCCTGCTGAGATGAGCGATCTATTCCCGCACATGGAAGAGGCACTATCCAATACCGAAAAGATTGCTCGTAAGTGTCAAGTCGAATTGGAATTTGGTACGCCGATTCTACCGGCTTATCCATTACCAGAGGGAGAGACGAGTCAAACCTATTTACGAAAATTATGTATGGAAGGAATTCAGGAGCGATATGGGGCGTCACCTTCCGATACCGTTTTGGACAGGCTTACATATGAATTGGACATCATCGATCGGATGGGATTCAATGATTATTTCCTCATTGTTTGGGATTTCATGAAGTATGCCCAAGAACATGGCATCATGACAGGACCCGGGAGAGGGTCAGCGGCGGGTTCACTCGTTGCCTACACCCTTTCCATCACCCAGGTGGATCCGATTGGACATGACTTGTTGTTCGAACGCTTTTTGAATCCTGAAAGAGTATCAATGCCAGATATCGATATTGATTTCCCTGATACGAAACGTGACCAGGTCATTGGGTATGTTTCACAAAAATATGGCAGGGACCATGTCGCTCAAATCATCACCTTTGGAACGTTGGCTGCACGTGCAGCTATAAGAGATGTAGGCAGGGTTTTGGATATCGATCAAAAACTTGTAGACAAAATTGCGAAGCAGATTCCATCGAGGCCGGGTATTACATTAGAAAACGCATTGGTCGAGTCACCGTTACTGAAAAAGACACTGAGCCAATCGGATCAAGCCCAAGAACTCTGGAGGATTTCCAAGACGATTGAGGGGATTCCACGCCATAGCTCTACTCATGCTGCTGGAATCGTTATCAGTAAGGATCCGCTCACGAACGTGGTGCCGACTCAAGCAGGTGGAGAGTATCTTACTCTTACCCAATATACGATGGAAGGATTAGAAGATATCGGGCTCTTGAAAATGGATTTCCTTGGCTTGAGGAATCTTACACTCCTGGAAAATATCCAACGATCTATTAAAAAGGCGACAGGTGAATGGATCCACCTCCAACACCTCCCCTTCGATGATGAGAACACTTATGATCTGTTAAGTGATGGGGATACGACAGGGATTTTTCAGCTTGAATCAGAGGGGATGCGTAGAGTCCTGAAGAAACTGAAGCCGAGTGAATTCGAAGATATCGTAGCAGTCAATGCGCTTTATCGTCCGGGTCCGATGGAGAACATTCCTGTCTACATTGAAAGAAAGCATAAAAAGAACGTCCCGCAATATCCACATCCTGATCTAGAACCCATTTTGCAGAAAACATATGGGGTCATCGTCTATCAGGAACAGATCATGCAGATTGCATCGCTCATGGCAGGCTTTTCGCTTGGAGAAGCCGATCTTCTGCGAAGGGCCGTGAGTAAGAAGAAAGCAGAAGTCTTACATGAACAGAGGAAGCATTTTATTGAAGGCGCGGTGGAGAAAGGGTACGATGTCCAATCAGCTGAACAGGTCTATGATCTCATCGTCCGTTTCGCCAATTACGGCTTTAACCGATCGCATGCTGTCGCTTATAGTGTGATAGCCTATCAGCTTGCATATTTAAAAGCGAATTACCGATTATTCTTCCTAGCTGAATTACTTAGCAGCATTGTTGGGAATCATGGTAAGACAGCAGCTTATTTAAGTGAAATCCGCCAGCGGGGAATTGACGTCCTCCCGCCGTCAATCAATCGGAGTGACGCAGGCTTTCTCGTCGAAAATGATGGTCTCCGCATCGGCTTGCTTGTCATCAAGAATGTCGGGATCAGAGCCATTGAAGCAATTCTTCAGGAAAGGAAGAAGGGAGTCTTCAAAAGTCTGTTTGACCTGTGCCGGCGAGTTCCGCTTAAAACGATGAACAAAAGGTCACTGGAATCGTTGATTTTAGCTGGATGCCTGGACGAGTTCACCGACAATCGCGCTCGGTTGTTAGCCAATCTTGATGCGGCGATTGAATACGGGATGAAGATTCAAAAAGCTGAGGCAGAAGGACAGATTGATTTGTTTCAGGATGAAAGGGATAATCAAGAGCCGGGTATGGAAGATGTGCCTCCATTCAAAGACGAAGAAAAGCTGCAATTCGAATATGAAGCCTTAGGCTTTTATTTGAGCGGTCATCCGATCGAACAATTCTTCGGTGTGTTGCAATCCTATCGTTCTAGAAAGATCAGCGAACTAGAATCAGATAAGAAACAGGTACGCCTGGGGGCGATGGTGACAAAGGTCAAATTGATCAAAACGAAAAAGGGAGATTGGATGGCCTTTCTACAATTAAGCGATGAAACTGGTGAAATGGAAGGAATCGTGTTTCCAAAAGCTTATCAAAGGAATGCCGAACTTTTTCAGGAGGGACGACTCGTTTTCCTGGAAGGAGATGTCGAGCATTATGAAGATACGAAATTCATCGTAGGGAAAGCAGCTGATCTACAATCTTTGAATGCAGCGACTGATAGGAAGCGCCAGGAACTTTATCTGAAAATCGAGTCTTCCAAGCAAGATCAAGGTGTCCTTCATCAAATCAAGAATATCGTCCTCCAGTACCCTGGGAATACGGACGTCATCCTGTATTATGAGCAGGATAAAAAAATAGTGAGGTTATCAGAGGATTTCTGTATTGACCCCATCAAAGAATGTGTTGTAAAGTTTGAATCGTTGCTTGGCTCGAAAAATGTCGTTTTAAAATAA